ctccccctcagcctatgaaattacccacccctataaaaaccgACAACCCCGTACCCCTGATGCCTCTCTCACCTTCCAAGATGACCCATAGTCTGGgaagtgtgtttctctctaaataaatccacttcttacctaaaaaaaaaaaaaaaaaaatttggaattccctggcagtccagtggttaggactctgcactttcactgcccagggcccaggttcaatccctagtcgggaaaCCATGATCCCACAAGCCgggcagcgcggccaaaaaaaaaaaaaaaattttttttttaatcacttaaaaTTTTCCAATGACATAGACACATATCACCTTTCCCAAAGAACCTCCTCTTATTCTCAGGAGCTCCTTAGTGAAAATTACATTGTTGACTTGCTGtggagttgttttgtttttcgtttttcttttggCAGGGTGTGGGGATTATTCCAGTATGCGTATGAAGCAAAACTCATGCACAAATCCATTGAAAACTTCCACATCTAGGTTATCCATGGTTATCCTGGAGGAACAGGCCATCTTTTGCTAGACAGAATTcatattctttaaattattatgtagggagttccctggtggtccagtggttaagaatccaccttccaatcaGGGgcctcgggtttgatccctggtcggggaactaagatcccacatgccacaaggcgacttagcctgcatgccacaactactgagcctgtgcactctagagcccttgcgccacaactagagagcctgcatgccacaactactgagcccgcacactctGGACCCCATGCGCCAGAACTAGAGAGCctacgcactgcaacaaagagcccacccgccacaacaaaagatcccacatgccacaactaaaacccgatgcagccaaataaatatttttaaaaattttttttaaattattatgtaaTGAGTGACCTAGCCAACTGTGAAATTTcaaataagggaaaaaattaagagTATTTAAATACTTTGACAAAAGTCTTAGCTGGAATTAACCAGACTGGCCCACAGGCAGGACCTTTGTGGACATGGAAGACAAAGAGTGTACAGTTGTGCTTCAAGCCTGCAGGTAAACAGAAGAGATGAGGCACTGAAGATGGGAAGCGAATGTCTACTGaagttggtgcagccgctatggaaaacagtatggaggtttcccaaaaagtaaaaaagagtactaccatatgacccagcaattccactcctggttatacatctgaaaaaagcaaaaaacactaactcaaaaagatacatgcaccccaatgttcacagcattatttacaatagacaagatacagaagcaacccaagtgtctgtcaacagatgaatggataaaaaaaggtgtggtatataaatacaatagaatactacttggccataaaaaaagaatgaagttctccATTTGCAGCAGGATGGACCTGGAGGTTATTATACttcgtgaaataagtcagagaaaaatactGTGTAATAtcacgtgtggaatctaaaaaataaatgaatgtgtacaaaagagaaacagattcacagataaagagaacaaactagtggttaccagtggggagagagaagggttaGGGCGAATAGGGGTGacagattaagagatacaaactactatgtataaaataagctacaggatatattgtacagcacaggaaaataaagccattatatataattactttaaatggaatataatctataaaatattatatcactgtgtggtacacctgaaactaatattgtaaatcaactatagctcaatttttaaaaaatgaatgaatgtgtgaagACAGCAGATGTGTATTAAAATATCCCAGTGGAAATATGGAGGTATCAAAAATCCAATAAGTTTAAGAATCACTGTATGATGTTATCTTAAAAATGAATGATGAATGGGATAAAGTCATCCAATTTCCCTATTTGtattccagctttactgaggtatgattgtaaattaaaaattgtatatatttagttttttaaagaaaattttaaataaacacacaaaattgTTTTTCACTTCACCAgtaacaaaaagaagagaaaaaaattataatagcattgggagttccctggtggcctaatggttaggatttcgggctttcactcctgtggcccgggttccatccctgttctgggaactgagatcctgcaagctgtgtggtgcaaccaaaataataataataatacaacagcctcaaaattttaaaatatttaggaataatttCCACTCAGCTCTTTGGCAATAATAACAAAGTTATTGAATGTCATTAAAGAAGATTAATAAAATGGAGAATCacaccacaaaaaaaggaaatacagtgcAACTCTTAACACAATATATatttacctatgttttcttcccatGTGGCCATCTATGTGTTTTTGCTGGAAAAAGGCACAAGAAGGCAATTCTTACCTGcaggttaatattttattttttctctagtttctgGTTACCTTGTACtttctttgtgaaaattcatcttGCTGCACAGGTATGAAGCATGCACTTTtctgagtgtatatatatatatatatatatatatatatatatatatatatatatatatatatatatatatatatatgtatatgtatatatatgtaatgctTTGAAATGGttacttaaaaattatacaaCATAGAAGTCATTTTGTCCACTGGCATTAAATATAGGGCTGTAAGTTCATCCCACCTTCGCACACCATAGAGCCTCAAAGTGCCCCCTTGAACCAGAAGATACCTCCAGTCATGGTGGGATTCCACACAGCATCTATGGCCTGTGGTTAAGATGATTCAGCACCAGGGATGTTTTTATCAAAAGTCTGGGAGTTGGAGGCTGGTGGCTGTCGATTATTCTCCTCCAAGCTGTGTCGGATCCCATATCCAAAGTATATGACAAATCCTAGTAGAGAAATAAGACAATGAGAAGGAAAAGTAGGTGCCCTCCCTGCTTACACATGCCCAACAGGCCTGCTGTTATGGCATCTGACACAGTTTGCGGGGAGAGGTAGTAGAAAGAGGGTTAGGTTCAGTCATTCAAGAGGCCTTTTAATCCCAGAAAGCCACTTACCAATCACCATCCAGACACCAAATTGGGCCCAAGTCCCAGACGTCATCTGCATCATCAAGTAGACATTCACAAAGATGCTCATCAGTGGGAGAACAGGCAAAGCAGGAACCTGTGGGCAAAGTCAGTTATTCCCTGAACACACCACAGACGTCTGAGAGGCAGGCCTCTGCCCCACATGCTCGAGAAGGCTCCAGTCCTATTCAGGCTGTGCGTTCAGTGCCTACTGAAGTCGGGTACGTAAAGCACTGAGTGTGGATCAGGGAAGGGTCCATTAGTTTTAATGACTCCCCTTCTTCCCTGGTCCAGCAAAGGATGTGGAGATCTCAAAGCATGCAGACTTCACGCACTCAGCGTGGATAGTTCACGCACTCAGCGTGGATAGTTGGGCGCATAAGGTCTCCTACCTTGAAGTGAAGAGGAGTGGGGCTCTGGGGCTGCCTCCAAATGATGACAGTGACCCCAGTGACGAACAGTAGCAGCAGCACAGCCGCTGTTGTGTACACGGGGTCTCCAGAGAACACACGGCTGGGCCACTGGGCCAGGATCAGGCTCAGGACCGTCAGCAGGAGAACTGCAGGGGTCAAGGCGGAGGAGAACAGGTTCAACTCCAGAAGCCAAACAGCTCACAACCTTGGGTCACACCCCTCCCCAAAACTGCCCACGTCACGAAGGGCCATCATATCTCCAAGACACCTCAACCGCCAAAATACACACGCCCACcctatcctctcactttcagaaTACCACCAAAGAGAACTCCCACTGCTCACCAAGCAGCGAGGCACATCCATAGATCATCTGGCCAGATTTCCGAGTGGGGATGGTGTTGATAGGGTCACACAGACTCTTTAGAATCTTTGAGGTTCCTGCTTCAGGAACAGATTCCAAAGGGCTTTCTTCAACTACGGGCTTCATCTCAgttcctttctctgttttctcaatcTTGCTTAAATTCTGGTCTGGTTGATACCTGAATTAGAGGTATTAAGTCAATATTAACAGCAGCCCCTACTCATCCAACAACAAGCAGTCTAATCCATCTCTTTCCCAACTTAAGCCTAGCGGGACATTTAGAAGGCAGCATGAAGACAAACGACGATTATCTCCCCTTCAATCCCCAAGAGTCAAAGACCCCCAGCCAAGGTGTAGCGTAGTCTCACCTGAGGacaagaacagaaaaagacaccaGGGAATAAGCAAGCAGGGTCCCGATTGACATGAGGTCCACGAGATCACTGAGCTCGAAAAGTAATGCCATGACCCCTAGAACGAGGGCACAAACAAGGTGGAGAGGGAGTGAAAAACCAGTAGAAATATCCAAGTTAAGAAAATTGATCAAAGAAGGaatgggtgggcttccctggtggcgcagtggttgagaatctgcctgccaatgcaggggacacgggttcgagccctggtctgggaagatcccacatgccacggggcaactaagcccgtgagccacaactactgagcctgcgtgtctggagcctgtgctctgcaacaagagaggccgcgataatgagaggcccgcgcaccgcgatgaagagtggcccccgctcgccacaactagagaaagccctcgcacagaaacgaagacccaacacagccataaataaataaatattttttttaaaaaaaaaaaaagaaggaataggtATTGTTTATTTACCTGCAAGAGTTCCAGAAGCCAAGGTGGCCATGATGGGGGTGCGTGTACGGGCATGGATCCGGGCAAGTCCCCGGAAAAGGAGCCCGTCATCTGCCATTGAGTAGATGACACGAGGCATAGGGAACATGGCACCCAGGAGGctggaagagaaaaggggaacaCGTGTGAGGACGTGGAGAAGCAGAACAGACTGGGGTGTCTGCTCCCTAGTCTACGCGGGGTAAGGTGTCTTTCCCTCTTGTCTCTCAATCCCAAGGGCTGGGATACCTGAGCATCTGACAGTAGATGGGGAGAAAGCTTTGACACTGACCTGGATGTAAGAGCACAGAGGGTGCCAACAGCCACGACATATCTGGCAGGGGCCCAGCCGACATGGAGGAAAGCGTGTGGTAAGGGGCTGTCGGGATGAATCTGGTAGTAGGGCACCATGAGGGTGAGTGCCGCCGAGACCCCAGAATATGCCAGAAAGCAGATgcagagcgagatcacaatgctCAAGGGGATGGATCGCTGAGGATTCCGGGCTTCTTCCCCTGCAGGATGGGAGGAAGTATTGGGCCAGGAAAACACACTGTGATGAAATCACAAAATCCcctttttggacttccctggtggcgcagtggttaagaatccgcctgccagtgcaggggacacgggttcaagccttggtccgggaagatcccacgtgctgcagagcagctaagcccgtgcgccacaactactgagcccacgtgcctagagcccgtgctcccaacaagagaagccaccgcagtgagaagcccgcgcactgcaacgaagagtagcccccgctcaccacaactagagaaagcctgcacacagcaacaaagacccaacgcagccataaataaataaataaataaattaattaattaaaaaaaaaatcccctttccTCCTGAACCTCCAAAAGAAACCCCTATGCCCAAGGGCAGCCTAATCTGTGCCCAAATCCCTGATGGGACACACAATGACCATGTTACCTGTAGTGGCAATGGCATCAAAACCAACAAATGCGTAGAAACATGTAGCTGCTCCTTGGAAAATCCCATTGAAGCCAAAAGGCACAAACCCTCCAGAACCCAGAGGGCCCAATCTATGGTGACAGAAAGAGCAAGAAAGAATGTGGGTGAGCTGTGTTCAGCCATCTGTACTGGACTTTTTGGTTAATACCACAAGTTCTGGGCTCCAGGACCCCGTCACCTGGATCCATCAGCCCAGATCTCTTTAGTCCCCACTATATTCCCAGCTCTGCGCACGTGCCCCCACAAGCATTACTAGGGCCAAGGATACCCTCCTAACCTAGAGGTGTCATTGGGTCCAGATGTGACCAGTTTGTAGTCCTGTTCTGTGAGCTGCCAGTTGTGCAGATCTCCCTTGACGAAGCCAGAGATGATCATGAAGCTGAGAACCAAGAGGTTCAAGCCTGTGAACACTTTGTTAACCAGGGCCGACTCACGAGCTCCCAGAACCAGTACTCCTGCGGGCAAGACGGAATATGAAACGTGCAAAATAACCAaatccatagacacagaaagcagacacgtggttgccaggggctggggtattGAGGAGTTGGACGGTGAGCGCTCAGCGGGTATGGGATttccttctggggtgatgaaaatgtttggaactagacagaggtgatggttacacaacatcgTGAATGTACTAAGGGCCACTTAATTGTACACTTTCAGATGGTTAATTTCTTATTGTGACAATCGTCGCACAGTAGACAGGtctatcaaatcatcacattgtacaccttaaacttatacaatgtatatcaattatatctcagtaaagctggggaaataacaaaatggttaattttatgctatACGAATTtcctctcaattaaaaaaaaatctttgggcttccctggtggtgcagtggttaagaatccaccttccagggcttccctggtggcgcagtggttgagagtctgcctgccaatgcaggggacacgggttcgtgccccggtctaggaagatcccacatgccgcggagcaactgggaccgtgagccgcagttactgagcctgcgcatctggagcctgtgctccgcaacaagagaggccgcgatagtgagaggcccgcgcaccgcgatgaagagtggcccccacttgccacaactagagaaagccctcgcacagaaacgaagacccaacacagccataaataaataaaaataaattaaaaaaaaaaaaaaaagaatccaccttccagtgcaggggacacgggttcaagccctggtccaggaagatcccacatgctgcagagcaactaagcccgtgtgccacaactactgagcctgcgctctagagcccgtgagccacaactactgagcccgtgtgccacaactactgaagctcatgcgcctagagcccgtgctccacaacaagagaagccaccacaataagaagcccacgcaccacaacaaaagattagcccccgctcaccgcaactagagaaatctgcgtgcagcaacaaagacccaatgcagccaaaaataaataataaattaattaatttaaaaaaaaatctttgatctCAGTACAAAGGAAGAAACTCACTGGTCTAAGTAAATGATTCTCCcctggggtgattttgcccccccaGGGGACTTctagcaatgtctggagacactgtGATTGACACAATTTGGAGGGTGGGCGTCCCTAGTATTTAGTACATAAAGGCCAGGGATGTTACTCAACATCCgacagtgatttaaaaaacaaaacaacaacaacaacaaaacaacaacaacaacaacaacaacaaccaaaaaaaacctgggacttccctggcggttccgtggttaagactccacgctttcactgcagggggcacaagtttgacccctggttggggaactaagatcccgcatgccacgcagcgcggccaaaaaaaaaaaaccctcaaatgcacagaacagccccaCACACCAAAGAATGATCCAGCCCAAATTGTCAGTGGTGCCAACAGTGGGAAACGATGATCTATGTCTTGCCTTCCTGTGTCTCATATCACAGACCCCTCTTTCCAGTCGTAAGCCCCCCACCATTCTTCCATCCCAAGCCTTTCCCACCCCAGCTCCCCCTCCACACCCCACTCTTCCCATGCTATCACTGAACCCTGTCTCACCCGTAAGCAGCAGTACCAAACCCAGAGCAAAAAAGTCTGGGTACTTGGCCAGGAAGTAGGGCACATGCAGAGAGAAAGTTCCCCGTAACACCTGAGAGATGTAGTTCCCAATCAGGCTGTCAAAAGCGGAGCTCCAGGCCCGGGCCACGCTGGCAGTGCCTGCAGCAACAGAAGAAGGAATATTTATTAACAAACATTAATTGAACCCCTATCACGTGTCATGGGATGTATgtgggagaggtgggggggaCGCATACAAAATACCTAATCTCTAAGAGTTTCTTTTCATGGGCTGGGGACAGTAGACCCAGATGATCTACAAAATAGGTCAACTGTTTAATGTTAGGAGATCAAtgttatgcaaaaaaaaaaaaaagaaagaaaaagaaaaagaaaacaggttaAGTGGGAGTGAAAAGTCTGCGAGATGAGGGTTGAAATTTTAAATCAAGGAGCAAAGGAAACTCCCATGAAGGCAACAACTGAGGAGAGACTTCCACATGGTGAGGGGGTGAGCCTGAGGGACACGCCGCCCTCTCACCCACTCCCTacacttccctttctttctttgttctagGCCCCATAATCTAAGGAAAATAGGATAGAGCAGAGTAGAATGAAGTTGTGGGGTTTTCCTGCCACTATTACCCACTTCACCCCACAAGGTGGAGAACAAATTTCTCACGAATGAGTCAAGACCTAAATGCCACCTCCTAGTTTCCTGATCTTAAGCCCCacaccttcctcccacccccatcatcTCACCGATGACATAGGACAGTATGAGATTCCAGCCAGTAATGAAGGCACACAGTTGTCCCACTGTGACATAGCTGTAGAGATACGCAGAACCAGAGCACGGTACCCGGGCCCCAAACTCGGCATAGCAGAGCCCAGACAACACAGAAGACAGGGCGGCCACCAGGAAGCAGATGACAATCGCTGGCCCAGCTTTGTCCTTGGCCACTTCTCCAGCCAGGATGTACACACCAGCTCCCAGGGTGCTGCCCACGCCCAGGGCCACCAGGTCGAGGGTGTTCAGACAACGAGCCATGCGACTCTCAGACTCTTCCCTGGGCTCCAGAGGCCGCCTGCGGATCAGCTTCTGACCAAGTTGGTAAACATCCTGACACAGCATCTTAGACATAGTTGAGGAGGCTACAATCTGCGGAGAAAGCAAGACACAAAGCCATCAAGAACGTCCATCCACCCCTGGCCCTGGGAGTTCAATTCCACAGAACAATGGAGTTATGGGGAGCAGGTGGTAAAAGTACACATTGGGCAAGTTCTCtgtctctgagctttggtttcttcaAACATAAAGAAGACTTTTAATGTATTTCAAAGTTATTGGAAGAGTTGCTGGAAGAGAAGTGAGGGGGAGCAGATTATGTATCCCCAAAATGTGCTATTTGGGGATGTGGACTGTCTTGAGTTGAAGGCAATTAAGACCCAGCagattggacttccctggtggtgcagtggttaagaatccgcctgccagtgcaggagacatgggttcgatccctggaccaggaagatcccacatgccagggagcaacgaagcccgtgtgccacaactactgagcccgcgtgctgcatctactgaagcccgcgcgcctagagcccatgctccacaacaagagaagccaccgcaatgagaagcccgcgcaccgcaacaaagagcagcccccgctcgccacaactagagaaagcccacgcgctgcaacgaaaactcaacacagccaaaaataaaaataaataaaataaacttaaaaaaaaaaaaaacccagcagactCAGGAAAAGCTCCTTGCCTCTCCCTTAACTGCTCAAAATAATTTAGATTAGGAGGCTTATGCCAGGAAgagag
This region of Balaenoptera acutorostrata chromosome 19, mBalAcu1.1, whole genome shotgun sequence genomic DNA includes:
- the LOC103003123 gene encoding cationic amino acid transporter 3-like: MSKMLCQDVYQLGQKLIRRRPLEPREESESRMARCLNTLDLVALGVGSTLGAGVYILAGEVAKDKAGPAIVICFLVAALSSVLSGLCYAEFGARVPCSGSAYLYSYVTVGQLCAFITGWNLILSYVIGTASVARAWSSAFDSLIGNYISQVLRGTFSLHVPYFLAKYPDFFALGLVLLLTGVLVLGARESALVNKVFTGLNLLVLSFMIISGFVKGDLHNWQLTEQDYKLVTSGPNDTSRLGPLGSGGFVPFGFNGIFQGAATCFYAFVGFDAIATTGEEARNPQRSIPLSIVISLCICFLAYSGVSAALTLMVPYYQIHPDSPLPHAFLHVGWAPARYVVAVGTLCALTSSLLGAMFPMPRVIYSMADDGLLFRGLARIHARTRTPIMATLASGTLAGVMALLFELSDLVDLMSIGTLLAYSLVSFSVLVLRYQPDQNLSKIEKTEKGTEMKPVVEESPLESVPEAGTSKILKSLCDPINTIPTRKSGQMIYGCASLLVLLLTVLSLILAQWPSRVFSGDPVYTTAAVLLLLFVTGVTVIIWRQPQSPTPLHFKVPALPVLPLMSIFVNVYLMMQMTSGTWAQFGVWMVIGFVIYFGYGIRHSLEENNRQPPASNSQTFDKNIPGAESS